A section of the Methanocaldococcus sp. FS406-22 genome encodes:
- the tnpA gene encoding IS200/IS605 family transposase translates to MELKSPPKKYHHNKNKHIVYSCQYHVVFCPKYRRPVLTGKIKERLEELILEKCKELNTEVLDMVIAPDHVHLLLDADPTIGINKIVTQIKGYTSNKLRNEFPELRRKLPTLWTRGRFISTVGTVTLDVIRQYIDSQKGV, encoded by the coding sequence GTGGAATTGAAGTCCCCACCAAAGAAATATCACCACAACAAAAATAAGCACATCGTGTATAGTTGTCAATATCATGTAGTATTCTGCCCGAAATATCGGAGACCAGTTCTAACTGGTAAGATAAAAGAACGATTAGAAGAATTAATTTTAGAAAAATGCAAAGAACTAAATACTGAAGTTTTAGACATGGTTATCGCACCAGACCATGTTCATCTGTTGTTAGATGCCGACCCAACAATCGGAATAAATAAAATCGTTACACAAATAAAAGGATACACTTCGAACAAACTTAGAAACGAATTTCCAGAGCTAAGAAGAAAACTGCCTACACTATGGACTCGAGGAAGATTCATTTCAACCGTTGGAACTGTGACCCTCGATGTTATTAGACAATACATAGATAGTCAAAAAGGTGTCTAA
- the mptN gene encoding tetrahydromethanopterin:alpha-L-glutamate ligase, which yields MKLGIITIDRDEVINDLIKSCEKLEVDYKIINPTNISAGFNLDFKLKYYKSFLDELDCCFVRNLGWDSFFRFDVLKYLNHYVPVINPPDGIDKASNKFLTSIFLELNNIPQPKTVVTESINEAIVWIDKFEDAVLKPMFGCGGEGIIRVKKEMSISTKLKILNEFKEKYSTFYIQKFIKPLGNEHKDIRAFVVDDEVVAAMYRIGGENWKNNVSQGGRVEECEITEEIEKLALKAKDALGLFYAGVDLIESENGLKVLEVNSTPSWIGLSKVSKVNIADKLLEKIIQYIKS from the coding sequence GTGAAGCTTGGCATAATTACAATAGATAGAGATGAAGTTATTAATGATTTAATAAAATCTTGTGAAAAACTTGAGGTTGATTACAAAATTATAAACCCTACAAATATTTCAGCAGGATTTAATTTGGATTTCAAACTAAAATATTATAAATCATTTTTAGATGAATTGGATTGCTGTTTTGTTAGAAATCTTGGCTGGGATAGTTTTTTTAGATTTGATGTTTTAAAATATTTAAATCACTATGTTCCAGTTATAAATCCTCCAGATGGAATAGATAAAGCATCAAATAAATTTTTAACCTCCATATTTCTTGAATTAAATAATATTCCGCAGCCAAAGACTGTTGTTACAGAGAGCATAAACGAAGCGATAGTTTGGATAGATAAATTTGAAGATGCTGTTTTAAAACCAATGTTTGGATGTGGTGGAGAAGGCATTATAAGGGTTAAAAAAGAAATGTCGATATCTACTAAGTTAAAGATTTTAAATGAATTTAAAGAAAAATATAGCACATTCTATATTCAAAAGTTTATAAAACCATTGGGGAATGAACATAAAGATATAAGAGCTTTTGTTGTTGATGATGAGGTTGTTGCAGCAATGTATAGAATTGGGGGAGAAAATTGGAAAAACAATGTTTCTCAGGGTGGAAGAGTAGAAGAATGCGAAATAACTGAAGAAATTGAAAAATTAGCTTTAAAAGCAAAAGATGCACTTGGATTATTTTATGCAGGGGTTGATTTAATTGAGTCAGAAAATGGACTAAAAGTTTTAGAAGTTAATTCAACCCCATCTTGGATAGGGCTATCTAAGGTTTCTAAGGTCAATATAGCTGACAAACTGTTAGAAAAAATAATCCAGTATATTAAATCCTAA
- a CDS encoding RNA-guided endonuclease TnpB family protein, translating into MEVTRVLTINLTRKLTKEQWIILNHLTYSASKLWNVANYQIIQGNVKLSELEKKLKDNFWYKNLHSQSAQAVLQKLKIAWINFFKQHAKRPRFQPKDGHFPVKWKKDGFRIIGNMLRLSLSKQTRNYLKERHGIESKYLWVGLPKALPLDAVQVKEVEIVPHDIYGERFYVLHLIYKKEVNPHKPKEEKVMAIDLGVRNLATVVVEGEKQPVIFDGRILLSKLRWFAKETARIKSIIAEQGLKSCKRLARLAVKERNYVKDYIHKISRWIVDLANNNGVSRIVIGDLSKSITKIDIGDRVNQQLHKIPFGKLINMIMYKAEELGIKVEQIDESYTSQKCSICGMIRKSNRKYRGLYVCSKCGTVINADVNGARNILFKVVPNPERGRDSGLGNPWRVRVLNPLLS; encoded by the coding sequence TTGGAAGTAACTCGAGTTCTAACAATAAACCTAACGAGAAAACTAACGAAAGAACAATGGATTATTCTTAACCATTTAACTTACTCTGCATCAAAATTGTGGAACGTGGCTAACTATCAAATAATACAAGGTAATGTTAAATTATCTGAATTAGAAAAGAAGTTAAAGGATAACTTCTGGTATAAAAATCTCCATTCACAATCGGCTCAAGCAGTTCTACAAAAACTAAAAATTGCATGGATTAACTTTTTTAAACAACATGCTAAGAGACCAAGATTCCAACCGAAAGATGGGCATTTTCCAGTCAAATGGAAGAAAGATGGGTTTAGAATTATTGGTAACATGCTAAGATTATCCTTATCTAAGCAGACAAGAAACTATCTAAAAGAAAGGCACGGCATCGAGTCCAAGTATTTATGGGTAGGGCTTCCGAAAGCTCTACCGCTCGATGCCGTGCAGGTTAAGGAAGTTGAAATAGTTCCACACGATATTTATGGAGAAAGATTTTATGTTTTGCACTTGATTTATAAGAAGGAAGTTAATCCTCATAAGCCAAAGGAAGAAAAAGTAATGGCTATCGATTTGGGGGTGAGGAATTTAGCAACGGTTGTTGTCGAAGGGGAGAAACAGCCAGTGATTTTTGACGGGAGAATTTTATTATCTAAGTTAAGATGGTTTGCTAAGGAGACTGCAAGGATTAAATCGATAATTGCAGAGCAGGGGTTAAAGAGTTGTAAGCGATTAGCAAGATTAGCAGTAAAGGAGAGAAATTACGTTAAGGATTATATTCATAAAATTAGTAGGTGGATTGTAGATTTGGCTAATAATAATGGAGTTTCAAGAATTGTTATCGGTGATTTAAGTAAAAGTATAACTAAAATCGATATCGGGGATAGAGTTAATCAGCAATTGCATAAAATTCCATTTGGCAAGCTTATTAATATGATAATGTATAAAGCAGAAGAGTTAGGAATTAAAGTAGAACAAATCGATGAAAGCTATACTTCTCAAAAGTGTAGTATATGCGGAATGATAAGGAAATCGAACAGGAAATATAGAGGTTTGTATGTTTGCTCTAAATGCGGAACAGTAATTAATGCTGATGTTAATGGTGCAAGGAATATTTTGTTTAAGGTAGTCCCGAACCCCGAAAGGGGTAGGGATAGTGGGCTTGGCAACCCATGGAGGGTGAGGGTTTTAAACCCTCTGCTCTCCTAA
- the recJ gene encoding single-stranded-DNA-specific exonuclease RecJ, producing the protein MENWAELKKGAKVLQNNKNSKILIVTHIDTDGLTSRVILQKLAERLNLDADFMFLKQITIETIDDIPFKDYDLIIFADLGSGQLKMIKEKLDELNLSDKRDKIIILDHHQPEEIKIPKTIIHINPLTIGKSGAEICGAGVSYLFAKAINNEWIDLAKYAVLGAVGDVQNIEGKLIGLNRKILCDAIMSGDIKVKTDLQMYGRQTRPLFVSMRYWADVRTDLLNNDSKIIKYIQSINKKYDIEINPTMRLAEIPFEHKRIIGNELLIKCLNYVPNHWTPYVPKVIFGEVYEFRGEEFGSPLRDLEEFSTCINACSRYGDYETALNVLMGDRDKYYRKMLSNLRKHRNNLREALEHVKNDVEIIQKDNFQYFETDKIMPNIVGIVAGMSYSIEEVDWMKPIFAITEDDNGYKVSARCPKLLCFAEDVNLAKAIKYASEKVNGSGGGHKFACGAYIPDNKREFIKYLEIALK; encoded by the coding sequence ATGGAAAATTGGGCAGAGTTAAAAAAAGGAGCTAAGGTATTGCAAAACAACAAAAACAGCAAAATTTTAATAGTTACCCACATAGATACTGACGGGCTAACATCGAGAGTTATTTTACAAAAATTGGCTGAGAGATTAAACTTAGATGCTGATTTCATGTTTTTAAAGCAAATTACCATAGAGACAATAGATGATATTCCATTTAAAGACTATGACTTAATAATCTTTGCTGATTTAGGTAGTGGGCAGTTAAAGATGATTAAAGAGAAGTTAGATGAACTCAACTTATCAGATAAAAGGGATAAAATCATCATCTTAGACCACCACCAGCCAGAGGAGATAAAGATTCCTAAGACCATTATCCATATAAACCCCCTAACTATTGGAAAAAGTGGAGCTGAAATTTGTGGGGCTGGAGTTTCCTATCTATTTGCAAAAGCTATAAACAATGAATGGATTGATTTGGCTAAATATGCTGTTTTAGGAGCTGTGGGGGATGTGCAAAACATAGAAGGGAAATTAATTGGCTTAAATAGAAAAATACTATGCGATGCCATTATGAGTGGAGATATTAAGGTAAAGACAGATTTACAGATGTATGGTAGGCAAACAAGGCCGTTATTTGTATCTATGAGATATTGGGCAGATGTTAGAACTGATTTGCTAAACAATGACTCAAAGATAATAAAATACATCCAGAGTATCAATAAAAAGTATGATATTGAGATAAATCCAACAATGAGGTTAGCTGAGATTCCATTTGAGCATAAGAGGATTATTGGAAATGAGCTTTTAATAAAATGCTTAAATTATGTTCCAAATCATTGGACACCCTACGTTCCAAAGGTTATATTTGGAGAGGTTTATGAATTTAGAGGGGAAGAATTTGGCTCTCCATTGAGGGATTTGGAGGAGTTCTCAACCTGTATAAACGCATGCTCAAGATATGGAGATTATGAAACTGCTTTAAATGTGTTGATGGGAGATAGGGATAAATACTATAGAAAAATGCTTTCAAATTTGAGAAAGCATAGAAACAACTTAAGAGAAGCTTTAGAGCATGTAAAGAATGATGTTGAGATAATTCAAAAGGATAACTTCCAATACTTTGAGACAGATAAAATTATGCCAAATATTGTTGGAATCGTGGCTGGGATGAGCTATTCTATAGAGGAAGTGGATTGGATGAAGCCAATTTTTGCAATAACAGAGGATGATAATGGTTATAAGGTTTCTGCACGATGCCCTAAGTTGTTATGCTTTGCTGAAGATGTGAATTTAGCTAAAGCAATAAAATATGCCTCAGAGAAGGTTAATGGTAGTGGGGGAGGGCATAAGTTTGCTTGCGGGGCATATATTCCAGATAATAAAAGAGAATTTATAAAATACCTTGAGATTGCTTTAAAGTAA
- a CDS encoding metallophosphoesterase: protein MLIGVISDTHLYDRANELPKSVFDEFSNVDLIIHCGDITDKEILDLLKDLANVVAVRGNMDYLNLPRKEILEVNDIKMGVIHGDVVYPRGDRLKLRLLGKEMGVDVLISGHTHTPFIDDCKDILLLNPGSPTVPRCPLKSIMKLSIEDKLEAKLIPIE, encoded by the coding sequence ATGCTCATTGGTGTTATATCTGACACCCATCTTTATGATAGAGCCAATGAATTACCAAAATCTGTTTTTGATGAATTTTCAAATGTAGATTTAATTATCCATTGTGGAGATATAACTGATAAAGAGATTTTAGACTTACTAAAAGATTTAGCTAATGTTGTAGCTGTTAGAGGAAATATGGACTATTTAAATCTACCAAGAAAAGAGATTTTAGAGGTAAATGATATCAAGATGGGAGTTATTCATGGAGATGTAGTTTATCCAAGGGGGGATAGATTAAAATTAAGATTGTTGGGCAAAGAAATGGGAGTTGATGTTTTAATATCTGGACACACTCACACACCATTTATAGATGATTGTAAAGATATCTTATTGTTAAATCCTGGGTCTCCAACAGTTCCAAGATGCCCTCTAAAATCTATCATGAAGCTAAGTATTGAAGATAAATTAGAGGCTAAGTTAATTCCAATAGAATAA
- a CDS encoding phosphoadenosine phosphosulfate reductase family protein, whose amino-acid sequence MDDKFASKFEIDTLNKLLNKNFSYDLAIILKKIGGLDYRKKVFINGECIGILEFDLIDLDWKFHPYASYYLIEEPKIKIKPTKRRLKGKKVPVDLIENAEELKDIDENDYVGVEVGNYVGVAIKKGDTIKIKDLTLKKELKFEKIDDYLRKNHERIEKLEKKSLSIIKKYYEICKDKGYAINASFSGGKDSSVSTLLANKVIDDLEVIFIDTGLEFKDTINFVKKFAKKYDLNLVVLKGKNFWEYLEKEGIPTKDCRWCNSVCKLEPLKEYLEKYKRVYTIDGSRRYESFTREKLGYERKSGFINNQINVFPILDWRGTDVWSWIYLNDIIYNELYDKGFERIGCYMCPSALNVEFLRVKELYPELFNRWANVLKRFGYDEDEILRGFWRWKELPPKMKELKKLLKSKNK is encoded by the coding sequence ATGGATGATAAATTTGCCTCTAAGTTTGAGATAGATACTTTAAATAAACTGCTTAATAAAAACTTCTCTTATGATTTGGCAATAATTTTAAAAAAGATTGGTGGCTTAGATTACAGAAAGAAAGTTTTTATTAATGGAGAGTGCATAGGCATCTTAGAATTTGATTTAATTGATTTGGATTGGAAATTTCACCCCTATGCCTCTTATTATCTAATAGAAGAGCCAAAGATTAAAATAAAGCCCACAAAAAGAAGGTTAAAAGGCAAAAAAGTGCCAGTCGATTTAATTGAAAATGCTGAAGAGCTAAAAGATATTGATGAAAATGATTATGTTGGAGTTGAAGTAGGAAACTACGTTGGAGTTGCTATTAAAAAAGGAGATACCATAAAAATTAAGGACTTAACATTAAAAAAAGAGCTTAAATTTGAAAAAATTGATGACTATTTAAGAAAAAATCATGAAAGGATTGAAAAATTAGAGAAAAAATCCCTCTCAATCATAAAAAAATACTACGAAATCTGCAAAGATAAAGGCTATGCCATAAATGCCTCTTTTAGTGGTGGAAAAGATTCATCCGTCTCTACTCTATTAGCCAACAAGGTTATAGACGACTTAGAGGTTATATTTATAGATACTGGCTTAGAATTTAAAGATACCATAAATTTTGTAAAAAAATTTGCTAAAAAGTATGATTTAAACTTAGTTGTTTTAAAAGGTAAGAATTTTTGGGAATATTTGGAAAAAGAAGGCATTCCTACAAAAGATTGTAGATGGTGCAACAGTGTCTGCAAATTAGAGCCTTTAAAGGAATATTTAGAAAAATATAAGAGAGTTTATACAATCGATGGCTCAAGGAGATATGAAAGCTTTACACGAGAAAAATTAGGATATGAAAGAAAAAGTGGCTTTATAAATAATCAGATAAATGTCTTTCCAATATTGGATTGGAGAGGGACTGATGTCTGGAGCTGGATATATCTAAATGATATCATTTATAATGAGCTCTATGATAAGGGATTTGAAAGGATTGGCTGTTATATGTGTCCCTCTGCGTTAAATGTAGAGTTTTTGAGAGTTAAAGAACTTTATCCAGAGTTGTTTAATAGATGGGCTAATGTTTTGAAAAGATTTGGCTATGATGAGGATGAGATTTTAAGAGGCTTTTGGAGGTGGAAAGAATTGCCACCAAAAATGAAAGAACTAAAGAAATTGCTAAAAAGCAAAAATAAATAA
- a CDS encoding CRISPR-associated endonuclease Cas6, translating to MQIPILMCRLKTNKPLKKSQTPFLRGYILNKFGKEDYVELHNHSGNGFVYTYPKIQYKVIGGDAVLVGIREGINILGEIILNIRELNLKGEVYKVVNGYARVKFEEFGVSDDMIKYKFISPWIALNERNYLKFKELDENGKKELLERILVGNILSMSKYLDYTVDKKLEVEILEFNDFVVKYKGNKFIGFWGEFLVNFNIPNYLGIGRKVSKGFGSVVKIE from the coding sequence ATGCAGATTCCAATTTTAATGTGCCGTTTAAAGACAAACAAACCACTTAAAAAATCACAGACACCATTTTTGAGAGGGTATATTTTAAACAAGTTTGGTAAAGAGGATTATGTGGAATTGCATAACCATAGTGGAAATGGGTTTGTATATACTTACCCAAAGATACAGTATAAGGTTATTGGTGGAGATGCTGTTTTAGTTGGGATAAGGGAGGGAATAAACATTTTGGGGGAGATTATTTTAAATATTAGAGAGCTGAATTTAAAAGGGGAGGTTTATAAGGTTGTTAATGGCTATGCAAGGGTGAAATTTGAAGAGTTTGGAGTTTCTGATGATATGATTAAGTATAAGTTTATTTCTCCATGGATTGCTTTGAATGAGAGGAATTATTTAAAGTTTAAAGAGTTGGATGAGAATGGGAAAAAAGAGTTATTAGAGAGGATTTTAGTTGGGAATATTTTATCCATGAGCAAGTATTTGGATTATACTGTTGATAAAAAGTTAGAGGTGGAAATTTTAGAATTTAATGATTTTGTTGTCAAATATAAGGGGAATAAGTTTATTGGCTTCTGGGGAGAGTTTTTAGTTAATTTCAACATTCCAAATTATTTAGGCATTGGTAGGAAAGTTTCCAAAGGATTTGGAAGTGTTGTAAAGATTGAATAA
- a CDS encoding FumA C-terminus/TtdB family hydratase beta subunit, giving the protein MEYTFNKLTKRDVKKLRVGDIVYLNGKIYTARDEAHLKIIEMIKNKEKLPFDLNEAIIYHAGPIMKKVNDNWTCISIGPTTSARMNDVEEEFIKLTNISAIVGKGGMKKELLKTFEDFGVVYLAAPGGCAALLANSVKKVNNVYFLEELGMPEAVWELEVDNFGPLIVAMDCFGNSIYEEVNKKVYEKLNELTKL; this is encoded by the coding sequence TTGGAATATACCTTTAACAAATTAACTAAAAGGGATGTTAAAAAGTTGAGAGTTGGAGATATAGTTTATTTGAACGGTAAAATATACACTGCAAGAGATGAAGCACATTTAAAGATTATTGAGATGATAAAAAATAAAGAAAAACTTCCTTTTGATTTGAACGAGGCTATTATCTACCATGCTGGCCCAATAATGAAGAAAGTAAATGATAACTGGACTTGTATCTCTATAGGCCCAACGACATCTGCACGAATGAACGATGTTGAAGAGGAATTTATAAAATTAACAAACATCTCTGCAATTGTAGGAAAGGGAGGGATGAAAAAAGAGTTATTGAAAACTTTTGAAGATTTTGGAGTAGTTTATTTAGCAGCTCCTGGAGGTTGTGCAGCTTTATTAGCTAATTCAGTAAAAAAAGTTAATAATGTGTATTTTTTAGAAGAGTTAGGGATGCCAGAGGCTGTTTGGGAGTTGGAAGTTGATAATTTTGGCCCTTTAATTGTTGCTATGGATTGTTTTGGAAACAGCATTTATGAAGAAGTAAATAAGAAAGTTTATGAAAAGCTGAACGAATTAACAAAGCTATAA
- the ftsZ gene encoding cell division protein FtsZ: protein MKLVKDALSRSDTTRYLKDEFGEARIVVVGCGGAGNNTINRLMEIGIQGAETIAINTDKQHLEVIQADKKILIGATLTRGLGAGGYPEIGRKAAEMAKNILEEQLKGADLVFVTAGMGGGTGTGSAPVVAEVAKENGAIVVGVVTYPFKIERARMKKADEGIARMSEVCDTVIIIDNNKLLDLVPNLPINDAFKVADEIIAQAVKGITETIAVPSLINIDFADVKAVMSGGGVAMIGVGEVDSSDRGDRVQNVVRETLSCPLLDVDYRGAKGALIHITGGPDLTLKEANDIGEGITKELDPEANVIWGARIDPEMEGCIRVMAIITGVKSPNIVGKDSKPKRIIPKISKEQSQRKERKIGGIDFIV from the coding sequence ATGAAACTCGTAAAAGATGCCTTATCAAGAAGTGACACAACCAGATATTTAAAGGATGAGTTTGGGGAAGCAAGAATCGTAGTAGTTGGCTGTGGTGGAGCTGGAAATAACACAATTAATAGGCTGATGGAGATTGGTATTCAAGGAGCAGAAACAATTGCAATCAACACAGATAAGCAACACTTAGAAGTAATACAGGCAGATAAGAAAATTTTAATTGGAGCTACATTAACAAGAGGTTTAGGAGCTGGTGGTTATCCAGAAATTGGGAGGAAAGCTGCAGAAATGGCAAAAAATATATTGGAAGAGCAGTTAAAAGGAGCTGATTTGGTATTTGTCACTGCAGGAATGGGTGGAGGAACTGGAACAGGTTCAGCTCCAGTTGTAGCTGAGGTAGCTAAAGAAAATGGAGCTATAGTTGTTGGAGTTGTAACATACCCATTCAAGATTGAGAGAGCAAGAATGAAAAAGGCAGATGAAGGAATTGCAAGAATGTCAGAGGTTTGTGATACTGTAATTATCATAGATAACAATAAACTTTTAGATTTGGTTCCTAACCTCCCAATAAATGATGCGTTTAAAGTGGCAGATGAGATTATTGCTCAGGCAGTAAAAGGGATAACTGAAACTATAGCTGTTCCAAGTTTAATAAATATTGATTTTGCAGATGTTAAGGCGGTTATGAGTGGTGGTGGAGTAGCGATGATTGGTGTTGGGGAAGTTGATAGCAGTGATAGAGGAGATAGGGTTCAAAATGTAGTTAGGGAAACTTTAAGCTGTCCATTATTGGATGTTGATTATAGAGGAGCTAAAGGGGCTCTAATCCATATAACTGGAGGGCCAGATTTAACATTAAAAGAGGCAAACGATATTGGAGAAGGAATTACAAAAGAATTAGACCCAGAGGCAAATGTTATATGGGGAGCAAGAATAGACCCAGAGATGGAAGGCTGTATTAGAGTTATGGCGATAATTACAGGAGTTAAGTCACCAAACATCGTAGGAAAAGATTCAAAACCAAAGAGAATAATTCCAAAGATTTCAAAAGAACAAAGTCAAAGAAAAGAACGTAAAATAGGAGGCATTGACTTTATAGTATAA
- the tes gene encoding tetraether lipid synthase Tes, with amino-acid sequence MEKKTLSLCPICLKRIPATILEKDGKIIIKKTCPEHGEFKDIYWGDAELYKKFENYEFIGKIEVTNTKVKNGCPYDCGLCPNHKSTTILANIDVTNRCNLNCPICFANANKSGKVYEPSFEDIKRMMENLRKEIPPTPAIQFAGGEPTVRSDLPELIKLARDMGFLHVQVATNGIKLKNINYLKKLKEAGLSTIYLQFDGISEKPYLIARGKNLLPIKQKVIENCRKVGFDSVVLVPTLVREVNDNEVGGIIRYAAENVDIVRGVNFQPVSFTGRVDEKTLLEGRITIPDFIKLVEEQTDGEICKDDFYPVPAVAPISVLVEKITNDKKPTLSSHQHCGASTYVFVDEDGKLIPITRFIDVEGFLEIVKEKIEEIGKSKIHDVKVLGEIALKLPSLIDLDKAPKSVSIKKIIDLILSVLKSDYRALAELHYHMLMISCMHFMDAYNFDVKRVMRCCIHYATPDDRIIPFCTYNTIYRQEVEEKFSIPLEEWKRRHKMGEDDREDY; translated from the coding sequence ATGGAGAAAAAAACGTTATCACTCTGTCCTATATGTTTAAAAAGAATTCCTGCGACAATTTTAGAGAAAGATGGAAAAATTATTATTAAAAAAACCTGCCCAGAACACGGAGAATTTAAAGACATCTATTGGGGGGATGCTGAGTTATACAAAAAATTTGAGAATTATGAGTTTATTGGAAAGATTGAAGTAACAAATACAAAGGTAAAGAATGGCTGCCCTTATGACTGTGGTCTTTGCCCTAACCACAAATCTACAACTATACTGGCTAATATAGATGTAACGAATAGATGTAACTTAAACTGCCCTATATGTTTTGCCAATGCCAACAAATCTGGAAAAGTTTATGAGCCATCTTTTGAAGATATAAAGAGGATGATGGAAAATTTGAGAAAAGAAATACCTCCAACACCGGCTATTCAATTTGCAGGGGGAGAACCAACTGTTAGAAGTGATTTACCAGAATTAATAAAATTAGCTAGAGATATGGGATTTTTGCATGTTCAGGTTGCAACAAATGGTATAAAATTAAAAAATATAAATTATCTTAAAAAGCTAAAAGAGGCAGGTCTATCAACAATCTACTTACAGTTTGATGGAATCTCTGAAAAACCATATTTAATTGCAAGAGGTAAAAATCTCCTACCTATAAAACAGAAAGTTATTGAAAATTGTAGGAAAGTAGGGTTTGATAGTGTTGTTTTAGTTCCAACTTTAGTCAGGGAGGTTAATGATAACGAGGTTGGAGGAATTATAAGATATGCCGCTGAAAATGTAGATATTGTTAGGGGAGTTAATTTTCAACCAGTTTCATTTACTGGAAGGGTTGATGAAAAAACACTTTTAGAGGGGAGAATAACGATTCCTGACTTTATAAAGTTAGTGGAAGAGCAGACAGATGGGGAGATTTGCAAAGATGATTTTTATCCAGTTCCTGCAGTAGCTCCAATCTCTGTGCTAGTTGAAAAAATCACAAACGATAAAAAACCAACTTTAAGTTCTCACCAACACTGTGGTGCATCAACATATGTATTTGTTGATGAGGATGGAAAATTAATTCCAATCACAAGATTTATAGATGTTGAAGGATTTTTAGAAATTGTTAAAGAGAAAATTGAGGAAATTGGAAAATCAAAAATACATGATGTTAAAGTTTTAGGAGAAATTGCCTTAAAATTGCCATCTTTAATTGATTTAGATAAAGCACCAAAATCAGTAAGTATAAAAAAGATAATTGATTTAATCTTAAGTGTTTTAAAGAGCGATTATAGAGCTTTAGCTGAACTCCACTACCACATGTTGATGATTAGCTGTATGCACTTCATGGATGCTTATAACTTTGATGTTAAAAGAGTGATGAGATGTTGTATCCACTACGCAACCCCTGACGATAGGATAATCCCATTCTGTACATACAACACAATATACAGGCAAGAGGTTGAGGAGAAGTTCTCAATACCATTAGAGGAATGGAAACGAAGACATAAAATGGGAGAGGATGATAGAGAAGATTATTAG
- a CDS encoding helix-turn-helix domain-containing protein yields MKACERLLLKIESPEKFVEEFKRILLELGLTLKEFSEISGIPYSTLYKVVQGKDFRVSTLIKILKTIRSFEKDEDIDTIAIIAARPALNKITTRKIEINGKSYLIKEYPAGSLEECIVAAVRAEREGVKGIVCAPIVSATIEKIVNVPVAVIIPEKDAFMKALEIIAKKINE; encoded by the coding sequence ATGAAGGCATGTGAAAGATTGTTATTGAAAATTGAGTCACCAGAAAAATTTGTAGAAGAATTTAAAAGAATTTTGCTCGAATTAGGTTTAACTTTAAAAGAATTTTCTGAAATTTCCGGAATTCCTTACAGCACATTATATAAAGTTGTTCAAGGGAAAGATTTTAGGGTTTCAACACTTATAAAGATTTTAAAGACAATAAGGTCTTTTGAGAAAGATGAAGATATTGATACAATAGCAATTATAGCTGCAAGACCAGCCTTAAATAAAATTACAACAAGAAAAATAGAAATTAATGGGAAAAGTTATTTAATAAAGGAATATCCTGCTGGTTCTTTAGAGGAGTGTATTGTTGCCGCTGTTAGAGCTGAAAGAGAAGGAGTTAAGGGCATTGTTTGTGCTCCTATTGTTAGTGCAACTATTGAAAAAATTGTTAATGTTCCTGTTGCTGTTATTATTCCAGAGAAAGATGCGTTTATGAAAGCTTTAGAAATAATTGCAAAGAAAATAAATGAATAG
- a CDS encoding DUF167 domain-containing protein, translating to MIEKIIRENKDGVLIDIDVQANAKKNEIIGINEWRKRLTIKIKAPATEGKANKEIIKFLKDIFKKDVEIVAGKLNPQKTVLVKDIKKDEAIEILKRYL from the coding sequence ATGATAGAGAAGATTATTAGAGAGAACAAAGATGGAGTTTTAATTGATATTGATGTTCAAGCAAATGCTAAGAAAAATGAAATTATTGGTATAAACGAATGGAGAAAGAGATTGACTATAAAAATAAAAGCCCCTGCGACAGAAGGGAAAGCAAACAAGGAGATAATTAAATTTTTAAAAGATATTTTTAAAAAGGATGTTGAAATAGTAGCTGGAAAGCTAAATCCACAAAAAACTGTATTGGTAAAGGATATTAAAAAAGATGAAGCCATTGAAATATTAAAAAGGTATTTATAG